A genomic stretch from Sphingomonas sp. HDW15A includes:
- the rpoB gene encoding DNA-directed RNA polymerase subunit beta — protein MATKAKDVPTQARNSQQRRIRRIFGNIHEISEMPNLIEVQRESYEQFLRSNPATGYVSGLEKTLRSVFPIQDFAGTAHLDFDHYELEEPKFDTDECRQRGLTYAAPMRVTLRLTTFEIDPDTEAKSVIDIKEQDVYMGDMPLMTMNGTFIINGTERVIVSQMHRSPGVLFDHDRGKTHASGKYLFAARVIPYRGSWLDFEFDAKDIVNVRIDRKRKLPVTALLHALGLTSEEILNTFYSRVTYVRGKNGWQIPYSAESWRGIKPNHEVVDADSGEIIFKAHEKISPRLANKAAKDGLKNVIIPTEEIFGRFSAYDLINEKTGEIYIEAGDEVTAENLEKLDKAGVDRLELLDIDYVNTGPWIRNTLKADKSEEQDSALADIYRVMRPGEPPTRETADALFYGLFFDPERYDLSAVGRVKLNMRLGLDAEDTVTTLRREDIVAVVQELVNLKDGKGEIDDIDNLANRRVRSVGELLENQYRVGLLRMERAVKERMSSVDVSTVMPNDLINAKPAVAAVREFFGSSQLSQFMDQTNPLSEVTHKRRVSALGPGGLTRERAGFEVRDVHPTHYGRICPIETPEGPNIGLINSLASFSRVNKYGFIETPYRKVIDGKVSNEVVYLSAMEEQKHTIAQANAELDKEGRFVEEIVSSRQAGDFLMAPRDTITLMDVSPKQLVSVAASLIPFLENDDANRALMGSNMQRQAVPLLQADAPLVGTGMEETVARDSGAAIAARRAGVVDQVDATRIVVRVTEDIHAGESGVDIYTLMKFQRSNQNTCINQRPLVKVGDTVNAGEIIADGPSTQFGELALGRNVLVAFMPWNGYNYEDSILISERIVKDDVFTSIHIEEFEVMARDTKLGPEDITRDIPNVGEEALRNLDEAGIVYIGAEVEPGDILCGKITPKGESPMTPEEKLLRAIFGEKASDVRDTSLRLPPGVSGTVVEVRVFNRHGIDIDDRARAIQSEEKDRLRKDADDEKGILNRATFARLKEMLLGQTATAVPKGVKKGATLDEATLEGVEKHDWWKIAVKDDKRQADLEALKAQYDDSLQVINRRFEDRVQKVEAGDELAPGVLKMVKVFVAVKRKLQPGDKMAGRHGNKGVISRILPIEDMPFLEDGTHADIVLNPLGVPSRMNVGQIFETHLGWAARGLGKQIGDMLESMHEAGKDMSGKDVKAIRAKLKDVYGDAYTKDIDNRDDDAVMELAQNLVGGIPMGTPVFDGARESDVSDMLEKAGLDRSGQVTLFDGRTGDPFDRKVTVGYIYMLKLHHLVDDKIHARSIGPYSLVTQQPLGGKAQFGGQRFGEMEVWALQAYGAAYTLQEMLTVKSDDVIGRTKVYEAIVKGDDTFEAGIPESFNVLVKEMRSLGLSVDLESITDEDDEPAAIAAE, from the coding sequence ATGGCGACCAAAGCGAAAGACGTTCCGACCCAGGCCCGCAACAGCCAGCAGCGCCGGATCCGCCGAATTTTCGGCAACATCCACGAAATCAGCGAAATGCCGAACCTGATCGAGGTTCAGCGCGAGAGCTACGAGCAGTTCCTCCGCTCGAACCCAGCAACGGGCTACGTCTCGGGTCTCGAAAAGACCCTCCGCTCGGTCTTCCCGATCCAGGATTTCGCAGGCACGGCGCACCTCGACTTCGATCATTATGAGCTCGAAGAGCCGAAGTTCGACACCGACGAATGCCGTCAGCGCGGCCTGACCTATGCGGCGCCGATGCGCGTTACCCTTCGCCTCACCACGTTCGAGATCGATCCCGATACAGAAGCCAAGTCGGTCATCGATATCAAGGAGCAGGACGTTTATATGGGCGACATGCCGCTCATGACCATGAACGGCACCTTCATCATCAACGGCACCGAGCGCGTCATCGTGTCCCAGATGCACCGTTCGCCGGGCGTCCTCTTCGACCATGACCGCGGCAAGACCCACGCCAGCGGCAAGTATCTCTTTGCCGCCCGCGTCATCCCGTATCGCGGCAGCTGGCTTGATTTCGAGTTCGACGCCAAGGACATCGTCAACGTCCGCATTGACCGCAAGCGCAAGCTCCCGGTCACCGCGCTTCTCCACGCGCTCGGCCTGACGAGCGAGGAAATCCTCAACACTTTCTACAGCCGCGTCACCTATGTGCGCGGCAAGAACGGTTGGCAGATCCCGTACAGCGCCGAATCCTGGCGCGGCATCAAGCCGAACCACGAAGTGGTCGACGCCGACAGCGGCGAGATCATCTTCAAGGCGCACGAGAAAATCAGCCCGCGTCTCGCCAACAAGGCGGCCAAGGACGGCCTGAAGAACGTCATCATCCCGACCGAGGAAATCTTCGGCCGCTTTTCGGCCTATGATCTCATCAACGAGAAGACCGGCGAGATCTACATCGAGGCCGGAGACGAGGTCACCGCCGAGAACCTCGAGAAGCTCGACAAGGCGGGCGTCGACCGCCTCGAGCTGCTCGACATCGATTACGTCAACACCGGCCCGTGGATCCGCAACACGCTGAAGGCGGACAAGTCGGAGGAGCAGGATTCGGCGCTCGCCGACATCTACCGCGTCATGCGCCCCGGCGAGCCGCCGACCCGCGAGACCGCGGACGCTTTGTTCTACGGCCTGTTCTTCGATCCGGAGCGCTACGACCTGTCGGCTGTCGGCCGCGTCAAGCTCAACATGCGCCTTGGCCTCGATGCCGAGGATACCGTCACCACCCTTCGCCGCGAGGACATCGTCGCGGTCGTCCAGGAGCTTGTGAACCTCAAGGACGGCAAGGGCGAGATCGACGACATAGACAACCTCGCCAACCGCCGCGTCCGCTCGGTCGGCGAGCTGCTTGAGAACCAATATCGCGTCGGCCTGCTACGCATGGAGCGCGCCGTGAAGGAGCGCATGAGCAGCGTCGACGTGTCGACCGTTATGCCGAACGATCTCATCAACGCCAAGCCGGCGGTTGCCGCGGTGCGTGAGTTCTTCGGCTCCTCGCAGCTCTCGCAGTTCATGGACCAGACCAACCCGCTGTCGGAAGTCACCCACAAGCGCCGCGTTTCGGCGCTCGGGCCGGGCGGCCTCACCCGTGAACGCGCGGGCTTCGAAGTCCGCGACGTTCACCCGACGCACTATGGCCGTATCTGCCCGATCGAAACGCCGGAAGGCCCGAACATCGGCCTCATCAATTCGCTCGCCAGCTTCAGCCGCGTCAACAAGTATGGCTTCATCGAGACCCCGTACCGCAAGGTGATCGATGGCAAGGTGTCGAACGAGGTCGTCTACCTCTCGGCGATGGAAGAGCAGAAGCACACCATCGCGCAGGCCAATGCCGAGCTCGACAAGGAGGGTCGCTTCGTCGAGGAAATCGTCTCCAGCCGTCAGGCCGGCGACTTCCTCATGGCGCCGCGCGACACCATCACCTTGATGGACGTCTCGCCCAAGCAGCTCGTTTCCGTCGCCGCCTCGCTCATTCCGTTCCTCGAGAACGACGACGCCAACCGCGCGCTGATGGGCTCGAACATGCAGCGCCAAGCCGTTCCGCTCCTCCAGGCCGATGCGCCGCTGGTCGGAACCGGAATGGAAGAGACCGTCGCCCGTGACTCCGGCGCGGCGATCGCCGCCCGCCGGGCCGGCGTCGTCGACCAGGTCGATGCTACCCGCATCGTCGTCCGCGTGACCGAGGATATCCACGCCGGCGAAAGCGGCGTCGACATCTACACGCTGATGAAGTTCCAGCGCTCGAACCAGAACACCTGCATCAACCAGCGTCCGCTGGTGAAGGTCGGTGACACGGTCAATGCCGGCGAGATCATCGCCGACGGCCCGTCGACCCAGTTCGGCGAGCTCGCGCTTGGCCGAAACGTCCTCGTCGCGTTCATGCCGTGGAACGGCTACAACTACGAGGACTCGATCTTGATTTCCGAGCGGATCGTGAAGGACGACGTCTTCACCTCGATCCACATCGAGGAGTTCGAGGTCATGGCCCGCGACACCAAGCTCGGGCCGGAGGACATCACCCGCGACATCCCGAACGTCGGCGAGGAGGCCCTGCGCAACCTCGACGAGGCCGGAATCGTCTACATTGGTGCCGAGGTCGAGCCGGGCGACATCCTGTGCGGCAAGATCACGCCAAAGGGCGAAAGTCCGATGACCCCGGAAGAGAAGCTGCTTCGCGCCATCTTCGGCGAGAAGGCCAGCGACGTCCGCGATACCTCGCTCCGTCTTCCGCCGGGCGTTAGCGGGACCGTCGTCGAGGTTCGCGTGTTCAACCGCCACGGCATCGACATCGACGACCGTGCGCGTGCGATCCAGAGCGAGGAAAAGGACCGCCTGCGGAAAGACGCCGACGATGAAAAGGGCATCCTCAACCGTGCGACGTTCGCGCGACTGAAGGAAATGCTCCTCGGCCAGACGGCGACCGCGGTTCCCAAGGGCGTCAAGAAGGGCGCCACGCTGGACGAGGCGACGCTCGAAGGCGTCGAGAAGCACGACTGGTGGAAGATTGCCGTCAAGGACGACAAGCGCCAAGCCGATCTCGAGGCCCTCAAGGCGCAGTATGACGACTCGTTGCAGGTCATCAATCGCCGCTTCGAGGATCGCGTCCAGAAGGTCGAGGCCGGTGACGAGCTGGCCCCGGGCGTCCTGAAGATGGTCAAGGTTTTCGTCGCTGTGAAGCGAAAGCTTCAGCCGGGCGACAAGATGGCCGGCCGTCACGGAAACAAGGGCGTCATCAGCCGGATCCTGCCAATCGAGGACATGCCGTTCCTCGAAGACGGGACCCACGCCGATATCGTCCTCAACCCGCTCGGCGTGCCATCGCGTATGAACGTCGGGCAGATTTTCGAAACCCACCTCGGCTGGGCCGCCCGTGGTCTCGGCAAGCAGATCGGCGACATGCTGGAGTCGATGCACGAGGCGGGCAAGGACATGAGCGGCAAGGACGTGAAAGCGATCCGCGCCAAGCTCAAGGACGTCTACGGCGATGCCTACACCAAGGACATCGACAACCGCGACGATGATGCGGTGATGGAGCTTGCCCAGAACCTGGTCGGCGGCATCCCGATGGGCACTCCGGTGTTCGACGGCGCTCGTGAATCGGACGTGTCCGACATGCTGGAGAAGGCCGGACTTGATCGTTCAGGTCAGGTCACGTTGTTCGACGGGCGCACCGGCGATCCGTTCGATCGCAAAGTGACGGTGGGCTACATCTACATGCTGAAGCTTCACCACCTGGTCGACGACAAGATCCACGCCCGTTCGATCGGCCCGTACAGCCTAGTCACCCAGCAGCCGCTGGGCGGCAAGGCCCAGTTCGGCGGACAGCGTTTCGGCGAGATGGAGGTCTGGGCTCTCCAGGCTTACGGCGCGGCCTACACGCTTCAGGAAATGCTGACGGTCAAGTCCGACGACGTGATCGGCCGCACCAAGGTCTACGAAGCGATCGTCAAGGGCGACGACACGTTCGAGGCCGGCATTCCGGAGAGCTTCAACGTTCTCGTCAAGGAAATGCGCAGCCTGGGTCTGTCGGTCGACCTTGAGTCCATCACGGACGAGGACGACGAACCGGCCGCCATCGCCGCCGAGTAA
- the rpoC gene encoding DNA-directed RNA polymerase subunit beta', translated as MNELTNFANPVAKPETFDQIKIGIASPDRIRSWSFGEIKKPETINYRTFKPERDGLFCARIFGPIKDYECLCGKYKRMKYKGIVCEKCGVEVTVSKVRRERMGHIELAAPVAHIWFLKSLPSRIGLLLDMQLKQLERVLYFESYVVIEPGLTPLEKFQLLTEDELLEAQDEYGEDAFSAGIGAEAVKTMLMDLDLEGEREELLKELAETKSELKPKKIIKRLKVVESFIDSGNRPEWMILDVVPVIPPELRPLVPLDGGRFATSDLNDLYRRVINRNNRLKRLMELRAPDIIVRNEKRMLQEAVDALFDNGRRGRTITGANKRPLKSLSDMLKGKQGRFRQNLLGKRVDYSGRSVIVTGPELKLHQCGLPKKMALELFKPFIYSRLDAKGLSMTLKQAKKWVEKERKEVWDILDEVIREHPVLLNRAPTLHRLGIQAFEPVLIEGKAIQLHPLVCAAFNADFDGDQMAVHVPLSLEAQLEARVLMMSTNNILSPANGKPIIVPSQDMVLGLYYLSMEKEGEPGEGSMLSDMAEVHQALAAGAVTLHTKIISRVPQTDEDGKTYMKRFETTAGRMLLGETLPKSHKVPFETVNRLLTKKEIGDVIDIVYRHTGQKETVLFADAIMSLGFRHAFKAGISFGKDDMVIPPAKEELVDETRSLVKDYEQQYQDGLITQQEKYNKVIDAWSRCGDRVASEMMKEISSVKKGEDGRELPTNSIYMMAHSGARGSQAQIKQLAGMRGLMAKPSGEIIETPIISNFKEGLTVLEYFNSTHGARKGLADTALKTANSGYLTRRLVDVSQDAVIVEEDCGTDRMLEMRAIVQGGSVIASLGDRVLGRTTAEDVVDPKTGDTIIKEGELLDEAMVARIEELGLQGMKIRSPLVCAAKQGVCGKCYGRDLARGTPVNIGEAVGVIAAQSIGEPGTQLTMRTFHIGGAAQLNEQSNLEAPVDGTIEFRDMPTIIDPRGRHLSLSRSGEIAILDMDGRELSTHRVPYGAHLLCESGHIVSRGDRIAEWDPSFSPVVTERAGTIRYQDLIENRTMTEQTDESTGISQRVVTDDVNKAKKDDLRPRLTLTAKGKGEDAVYRLATGAIVAVEDGQEVAAGEVLARLPREAAKTRDITGGLPRVAELFEARKPKENAIIAKVSGKVTFMKDYKAKRKIAILPEDGGDPVEYLVPKSKVIDVQEGDYVKRGDNLVGGSPDPHDILEVLGVEALAEYLVAEIQEVYRLQGVKINDKHIEVIVRQMLQKVEITDGGDTTLLAGEQVDRDEMDEQNAKLTKKQKPAEGKPVLLGITKASLQTRSFISAASFQETTRVLTEASVQGKVDVLNGLKENVIVGRLIPAGTGAGMNRMRVAASSRDASLRAQQRKLAEALIAPDSAEEEHQAELARNARDESAGGEDPLAKVIPSGHGTDADAGDYLTEAEVKTEE; from the coding sequence ATGAACGAGCTGACCAACTTCGCGAACCCGGTGGCCAAGCCGGAGACCTTCGACCAGATCAAGATCGGCATTGCGTCGCCTGACCGCATCCGTTCGTGGTCGTTCGGCGAGATCAAGAAGCCCGAAACGATCAACTACCGCACGTTCAAGCCGGAACGTGACGGCCTGTTCTGCGCGCGCATCTTCGGTCCGATCAAGGATTACGAATGCCTGTGCGGCAAATACAAGCGCATGAAGTACAAGGGCATCGTCTGCGAAAAGTGCGGCGTCGAAGTCACCGTGTCGAAGGTTCGCCGCGAGCGCATGGGCCATATTGAGCTCGCCGCCCCGGTTGCGCACATCTGGTTCCTGAAGTCGCTTCCGTCGCGCATCGGACTTTTGCTCGACATGCAGCTCAAGCAGCTCGAGCGCGTACTCTACTTCGAATCCTATGTCGTCATCGAGCCGGGCCTGACCCCGCTTGAGAAGTTCCAGCTGCTGACCGAGGACGAGCTCCTCGAAGCGCAGGACGAATATGGCGAGGACGCCTTCTCCGCCGGGATCGGCGCGGAAGCGGTCAAGACCATGCTCATGGACCTCGACCTTGAAGGCGAGCGTGAGGAGCTTCTGAAGGAGCTTGCCGAGACCAAGTCGGAGCTCAAGCCCAAGAAGATCATCAAGCGCCTGAAGGTCGTCGAAAGCTTCATCGACTCCGGCAATCGCCCGGAGTGGATGATCCTGGACGTCGTTCCGGTCATTCCGCCCGAGCTTCGCCCGCTGGTTCCGCTGGACGGCGGCCGCTTCGCGACCTCGGATCTGAACGACCTCTATCGCCGCGTTATCAACCGTAACAACCGCCTGAAGCGGCTGATGGAACTGCGCGCACCGGACATCATCGTGCGCAACGAGAAGCGCATGCTCCAGGAAGCGGTCGACGCCCTGTTCGACAACGGCCGCCGCGGCCGTACCATCACCGGCGCCAACAAGCGTCCGCTGAAGTCGCTTTCCGACATGCTGAAGGGCAAGCAAGGCCGCTTCCGCCAGAACCTGCTCGGCAAGCGCGTCGACTATTCCGGCCGTTCGGTCATCGTCACCGGTCCTGAGCTGAAACTTCACCAGTGCGGTCTTCCGAAGAAGATGGCGCTCGAGCTCTTCAAGCCGTTCATCTACTCGCGCCTCGACGCCAAGGGTCTGAGCATGACCCTCAAGCAGGCCAAGAAGTGGGTCGAAAAGGAACGCAAGGAAGTCTGGGATATCCTGGATGAAGTCATCCGCGAGCACCCGGTTCTTCTCAACCGCGCGCCGACGCTCCACCGCCTGGGCATCCAGGCGTTCGAACCAGTTCTGATCGAGGGAAAGGCGATCCAGCTTCACCCGCTGGTCTGCGCCGCCTTCAACGCCGACTTCGACGGCGACCAGATGGCCGTTCACGTGCCGCTGAGCCTTGAGGCCCAGCTGGAAGCGCGCGTCCTGATGATGTCGACGAACAACATCCTCTCGCCCGCCAACGGCAAGCCGATCATTGTTCCTTCGCAGGACATGGTTCTCGGCCTCTATTACCTCTCGATGGAGAAGGAAGGCGAGCCGGGCGAAGGCTCGATGCTCTCCGACATGGCCGAGGTCCACCAGGCCCTCGCCGCCGGGGCAGTCACGCTTCACACCAAGATCATCAGCCGCGTCCCGCAGACGGACGAGGACGGCAAGACTTACATGAAGCGTTTCGAGACGACCGCCGGCAGAATGCTGCTCGGCGAGACCCTCCCTAAGAGCCACAAGGTTCCGTTCGAGACCGTCAACCGCCTGCTGACCAAGAAGGAAATCGGCGACGTCATCGACATCGTCTATCGCCACACCGGCCAGAAGGAGACGGTGCTGTTCGCCGACGCGATCATGTCGCTCGGCTTCCGTCACGCGTTCAAGGCCGGCATTTCGTTCGGCAAGGACGACATGGTCATTCCGCCAGCGAAGGAGGAGCTGGTCGACGAGACCCGCAGCCTCGTGAAGGACTACGAGCAGCAGTATCAGGACGGCCTGATCACGCAGCAGGAAAAGTACAACAAGGTGATCGACGCCTGGTCGCGATGCGGTGACCGCGTTGCGTCCGAGATGATGAAGGAGATCTCGTCCGTTAAGAAGGGCGAGGACGGGCGCGAGCTGCCGACCAACTCGATCTACATGATGGCCCACTCCGGCGCCCGTGGTAGCCAGGCCCAGATCAAGCAGCTGGCCGGCATGCGCGGACTGATGGCCAAACCGTCGGGCGAGATCATCGAGACCCCGATCATCTCGAACTTCAAGGAAGGCCTGACCGTCCTTGAATACTTCAACTCGACCCACGGCGCCCGCAAGGGCCTTGCCGACACGGCGCTCAAAACGGCGAACTCGGGCTACCTGACCCGCCGCCTCGTCGACGTCAGCCAGGACGCCGTCATCGTCGAGGAAGACTGCGGCACCGACCGCATGCTCGAGATGCGCGCCATCGTTCAGGGCGGCTCGGTCATCGCGTCGCTGGGCGACCGCGTGCTTGGCCGTACGACTGCCGAGGATGTCGTCGACCCCAAGACGGGCGACACGATCATCAAGGAAGGCGAGCTGCTCGACGAGGCGATGGTCGCGCGGATCGAGGAACTTGGCCTCCAGGGCATGAAGATCCGCTCCCCGCTGGTCTGCGCTGCCAAGCAGGGCGTCTGCGGCAAGTGCTACGGACGTGACCTCGCTCGCGGCACGCCGGTAAACATCGGCGAAGCGGTCGGCGTCATCGCCGCCCAGTCGATTGGCGAGCCGGGCACGCAGCTGACGATGCGGACCTTCCACATCGGCGGCGCCGCGCAGCTCAACGAGCAGTCGAACCTCGAAGCGCCGGTCGACGGCACCATCGAGTTCCGTGACATGCCGACGATTATCGATCCGCGCGGCCGCCACCTGTCCCTGTCGCGTTCGGGCGAAATCGCCATCCTCGACATGGACGGCCGCGAGCTTTCCACCCACCGCGTGCCTTACGGTGCGCACCTGCTGTGCGAAAGCGGCCATATCGTCAGCCGCGGCGACCGCATCGCCGAGTGGGATCCCTCGTTCAGCCCGGTCGTCACCGAGCGTGCCGGCACCATCCGGTACCAGGACCTGATCGAGAACCGGACGATGACGGAACAGACCGACGAGTCGACCGGCATCTCGCAGCGCGTGGTCACCGACGACGTCAACAAGGCGAAGAAGGACGACCTTCGTCCGCGCCTGACGCTGACCGCCAAGGGCAAGGGCGAAGACGCGGTCTATCGCCTCGCGACCGGCGCGATCGTCGCGGTCGAGGACGGCCAGGAAGTGGCGGCCGGCGAAGTTCTCGCCCGCTTGCCGCGCGAAGCCGCCAAGACCCGCGACATCACCGGCGGTCTGCCGCGCGTCGCGGAGCTGTTCGAGGCCCGCAAGCCGAAGGAAAATGCCATCATCGCCAAGGTTAGCGGCAAGGTCACCTTCATGAAGGACTACAAGGCCAAGCGTAAGATTGCGATCCTGCCCGAAGACGGCGGCGATCCGGTCGAATATCTGGTGCCGAAGTCCAAGGTGATCGACGTCCAGGAAGGCGATTATGTGAAGCGCGGCGACAACCTCGTCGGCGGCTCGCCCGATCCGCATGACATCCTGGAAGTCCTGGGTGTCGAAGCGCTTGCAGAATATCTCGTCGCCGAGATCCAGGAAGTCTATCGATTGCAGGGCGTGAAGATCAACGACAAGCACATCGAGGTAATCGTTCGCCAGATGTTGCAGAAGGTCGAGATCACCGACGGCGGCGACACCACCTTGCTCGCCGGCGAGCAGGTCGACCGCGACGAGATGGACGAGCAGAATGCCAAGTTGACCAAAAAGCAGAAGCCTGCCGAAGGTAAGCCGGTGCTTCTCGGCATCACCAAGGCGTCGCTGCAGACCCGCAGCTTCATCTCTGCGGCCTCGTTCCAGGAGACGACCCGCGTGCTGACCGAGGCTTCGGTTCAGGGCAAGGTGGACGTTCTCAACGGTCTCAAGGAAAACGTCATCGTCGGCCGGCTCATCCCCGCGGGTACCGGCGCCGGCATGAACCGGATGCGGGTTGCCGCTTCCAGCCGCGATGCTTCGCTGCGTGCGCAGCAGCGCAAGCTCGCGGAAGCGCTGATCGCACCGGATTCGGCTGAGGAAGAGCATCAGGCCGAACTCGCCCGCAACGCTCGCGACGAGAGCGCCGGGGGCGAGGATCCACTGGCCAAGGTGATTCCGTCGGGTCACGGCACCGATGCCGACGCCGGCGATTACCTGACCGAGGCAGAGGTCAAGACGGAGGAATGA
- a CDS encoding DUF305 domain-containing protein translates to MKSSILLAAFALSLSTPLAAQAPVPIIQPGAPGAPARVLTPEQAAKVADTRFIGADLEFMSGMIHHHQQALDMAKLAPARSSNKDLLTMAGRIAASQKDEMKFMHDWLRARGAGPTAPMPAMAGHDHGGLAMKGMATPAQMALLAASKGEAFDRLFLQLMTAHHAGAVTMVEELLERPGAAYDPVLFQFTSDVKNEQTAEIKRMDALKARLSADPREALKAGFRDAGHAISNMTLVASLPKPPGFFDPTNPAGYPPMKVKKGVKPTANAFRDDGQSNDDIEWSDRSPLLSFAQTDMAFAGDRLFVGNYHGFNAYRLGADGMPVQVASVVCAGGQGDVSVIGNLLIMSVEQNRARRDCGTQGIADDVSAERFRGIRIFDISDIARPRQVGQVQTCRGSHTHSIVKGPEGDGRILVYVSGTGNVRKAEELAGCTDQPSPSNSLFRIDVVEIPVDDPATARIVDSPAVFADAKTGELAGLWKGGDHGDETQKTHITDQCHDITVFPASRLAAGACSGNGIIFDISNPRKPRRIDVVSDPGFAYWHSATFNNDGTKVLFTDEWGGGSRPRCRNQDRKDWGADAIYDIVDGKLMRRATFKLAAAQSEQENCVAHNGSIVPVPGRDIMVQAWYQGGLTVIDFTDSSAPFEIAYFDRGPIDSKREVLGGFWSAYFYRGRIYATEIARGLDVLALKPSAMLSANEIAAAALADQGPAFNPQQQNPVAWPAVPVIVRAYADQLKRAGALDGAFAARLEPALAEADSRFASNARDPALATLLLDLARAARSFAVDRPRHAAMADKLVQIADRLR, encoded by the coding sequence ATGAAGTCGTCCATCCTGCTCGCCGCGTTCGCCTTATCTCTTTCTACCCCTCTCGCTGCCCAGGCGCCCGTACCGATCATCCAGCCCGGCGCGCCGGGTGCGCCGGCCCGCGTGCTGACGCCCGAGCAGGCCGCCAAGGTCGCCGACACGCGTTTCATCGGCGCCGACCTCGAATTCATGTCCGGCATGATTCATCACCACCAGCAGGCGCTCGACATGGCGAAGCTTGCTCCGGCGCGCTCGAGCAACAAGGACTTGCTGACGATGGCCGGGCGGATTGCCGCCTCGCAAAAGGACGAGATGAAGTTCATGCACGACTGGCTTCGCGCGCGCGGCGCAGGTCCAACGGCACCCATGCCGGCAATGGCCGGCCACGACCACGGCGGTTTGGCAATGAAGGGGATGGCCACTCCGGCGCAAATGGCTCTGCTCGCCGCCTCGAAAGGCGAGGCGTTCGATCGTCTCTTTCTCCAATTGATGACCGCTCATCACGCCGGCGCGGTGACGATGGTCGAGGAACTGCTGGAACGTCCCGGCGCAGCCTACGACCCGGTGCTGTTCCAGTTCACAAGCGACGTGAAGAACGAGCAAACTGCCGAGATCAAGCGCATGGACGCCTTGAAGGCACGCCTATCTGCCGACCCTCGCGAGGCGCTCAAGGCCGGCTTCCGCGATGCCGGCCACGCAATTAGCAACATGACACTGGTGGCCTCATTGCCGAAGCCCCCAGGCTTCTTCGATCCGACGAACCCCGCGGGCTATCCGCCGATGAAGGTTAAGAAGGGGGTCAAGCCCACCGCCAATGCATTTCGCGACGATGGGCAGAGCAATGATGACATCGAATGGAGCGACCGCTCGCCCCTGCTGAGCTTCGCGCAGACTGACATGGCCTTTGCCGGCGACCGCCTATTCGTCGGCAACTATCACGGCTTCAACGCCTATCGCCTCGGCGCAGACGGCATGCCCGTGCAGGTCGCGTCAGTGGTCTGCGCCGGCGGTCAAGGCGACGTTTCCGTGATCGGCAACCTGCTCATCATGTCGGTTGAGCAGAACCGCGCGCGGCGCGATTGCGGCACACAAGGCATTGCCGACGATGTCAGCGCCGAACGTTTCCGCGGCATTCGGATATTCGACATTTCGGACATCGCACGTCCGCGCCAGGTCGGGCAGGTTCAAACCTGCCGCGGAAGCCATACCCATTCGATCGTCAAGGGCCCCGAAGGCGACGGCAGGATCCTCGTCTACGTCTCGGGCACCGGCAACGTCCGCAAGGCCGAGGAACTGGCCGGCTGCACAGACCAGCCCTCGCCGTCCAACAGCTTGTTCCGCATCGACGTCGTTGAAATCCCGGTCGATGACCCTGCAACCGCACGGATCGTCGACAGCCCGGCCGTCTTTGCCGATGCAAAGACAGGTGAGCTTGCCGGTCTTTGGAAAGGCGGAGACCACGGCGACGAAACGCAGAAAACTCATATCACCGACCAGTGCCACGACATCACGGTGTTCCCGGCCAGTCGCCTTGCTGCCGGCGCCTGTTCGGGCAACGGGATCATCTTCGACATCTCGAACCCGCGCAAGCCGCGCCGCATCGATGTCGTCAGCGATCCGGGATTCGCATACTGGCATTCCGCGACCTTCAACAATGACGGCACGAAGGTTTTGTTCACCGACGAGTGGGGCGGCGGATCGCGGCCGCGTTGCCGAAACCAGGACCGAAAGGATTGGGGCGCCGACGCCATTTACGACATCGTCGATGGGAAGCTGATGCGCCGCGCGACCTTCAAGCTTGCCGCGGCGCAGAGCGAGCAGGAGAATTGCGTCGCCCACAATGGCTCCATCGTCCCCGTTCCGGGCCGCGATATCATGGTCCAGGCCTGGTACCAGGGCGGCCTTACCGTCATCGACTTCACCGATAGCAGCGCGCCGTTCGAGATCGCCTATTTCGATCGCGGCCCGATCGATTCCAAGCGCGAGGTGCTGGGCGGATTCTGGTCCGCCTATTTCTATCGCGGACGCATTTACGCGACCGAGATTGCGCGCGGTCTCGACGTCCTCGCTTTGAAGCCGAGCGCGATGCTCAGCGCAAACGAGATTGCCGCGGCAGCGCTTGCCGACCAAGGACCGGCGTTCAATCCGCAGCAGCAGAATCCGGTCGCCTGGCCTGCCGTTCCGGTGATCGTTCGCGCCTATGCCGATCAACTGAAGCGTGCGGGCGCGCTCGATGGCGCCTTCGCAGCCCGGCTCGAGCCCGCTCTGGCGGAGGCCGATTCTCGCTTTGCATCGAACGCGCGCGACCCAGCGCTGGCCACCCTGCTCCTCGACCTTGCTCGCGCCGCCCGCAGCTTTGCTGTCGATCGTCCGCGGCACGCCGCGATGGCGGACAAGCTTGTGCAGATCGCCGATCGACTGCGCTAG
- a CDS encoding entericidin EcnA/B family protein yields the protein MLRKVTTMLLIGGGLVLAACNTVRGAGEDVQSVANCTENAINNGTC from the coding sequence ATGCTTCGTAAAGTGACGACCATGTTGTTGATCGGCGGCGGCCTCGTTCTCGCGGCCTGCAACACCGTTCGCGGCGCAGGCGAGGACGTTCAGTCCGTCGCCAACTGCACCGAGAATGCCATCAACAACGGTACCTGCTGA